A window of Castanea sativa cultivar Marrone di Chiusa Pesio chromosome 1, ASM4071231v1 contains these coding sequences:
- the LOC142637445 gene encoding uncharacterized protein LOC142637445, with amino-acid sequence MNRVMLRFRPIAPKPAAGGSGSDGSSMDNKNALFAKGRTKRKYVRVRKNNSSSSSNGSGYKRERKIGEEEKKEGSLELEKRAVTLQLLPEKSERNESPESGSWCNIDDEGNGDPPELPMWLNKFDDNKGATVTVTVSADEKDQTAAVESWVTVESVTDLCMGVGELGSTDEERMRNLEEDTCPGFVSDGFDRVTWVNRAFKRMVVRKEQNDRQSAENSNNKMLMVWLVGKEKLPYLHEAEAFTCQVKLQHTCGTEKKDNKCSQIVPCDVWGMDGGGFAWRLDVEAALSLGR; translated from the coding sequence ATGAATCGGGTAATGCTTAGATTCCGGCCGATTGCTCCGAAACCGGCCGCCGGAGGGTCCGGCTCAGATGGGTCATCGATGGATAACAAGAACGCTTTGTTTGCAAAAGGAAGGACGAAGAGAAAGTACGTTAGGGTTCGGAAGAATAATAGTAGCAGTAGTAGTAACGGTAGTGgatacaagagagagagaaagataggggaggaagaaaagaaagaagggtcGTTGGAGTTGGAAAAGAGAGCGGTGACTCTGCAACTTTTGCCTGAGAAAAGTGAACGGAATGAATCGCCGGAGAGTGGATCTTGGTGTAACATTGATGATGAGGGAAATGGGGACCCACCAGAACTGCCGATGTGGTTGAATAAGTTTGATGATAATAAGGGCGCGACTGTGACTGTGACTGTGAGTGCTGATGAGAAGGATCAGACGGCGGCGGTGGAGTCGTGGGTGACGGTGGAGAGTGTGACAGACTTGTGCATGGGTGTGGGGGAGCTAGGGAGCACAGACGAGGAGAGGATGAGGAATCTGGAGGAGGACACGTGTCCGGGCTTCGTATCGGACGGTTTCGATAGGGTGACGTGGGTGAATAGGGCATTTAAGAGGATGGTGGTGAGGAAGGAGCAGAATGACAGGCAGTCAGCTGAGAATAGTAATAATAAGATGTTAATGGTTTGGTTGGTTGGGAAAGAGAAGTTGCCGTACTTGCACGAAGCAGAAGCATTTACGTGCCAAGTTAAGCTGCAACACACGTGTGGGACGGAGAAGAAGGATAATAAGTGCTCTCAGATAGTGCCCTGTGACGTGTGGGGAATGGACGGTGGAGGATTTGCATGGAGGCTCGACGTTGAAGCTGCCCTCAGTTTGGGCCGTTGA